From the genome of Mycetocola spongiae, one region includes:
- a CDS encoding DUF58 domain-containing protein yields the protein MASLLRRVKARVALASSRKTLHPLEGAHAAVRRGRSLDFDDLRHYEPGDEVRDIDWRATARQGQLLVKQYVATRRYSLALAVDTSPRMSALAADGTPKRDLAVLAAGVLGFLSLRNGDEVRAFCGEGERIRRTPAGGSEGRLEQLLRTIDRSVAGPAATRAELLAAVARDSNRRLILVIIGDESPLLPEEIRQLRRLRARHEVLWFTICEEPLLDHAPRSRPRVDIDSGWEIPEFLASDPALLAELEHHDRDERERRTAAFAELGIDHRDLHTDAEVVPVLLDVLERRRRARR from the coding sequence GTGGCCAGCCTGCTGCGCCGGGTGAAGGCGAGGGTAGCCCTCGCCTCCTCCCGCAAAACGCTGCATCCGCTCGAGGGAGCGCATGCGGCCGTTCGGCGCGGGCGAAGCCTCGATTTTGATGATCTGCGCCATTATGAGCCGGGCGATGAGGTGCGCGATATCGATTGGCGGGCCACCGCCCGGCAGGGCCAGCTGCTGGTCAAACAGTATGTCGCCACGCGCCGCTATAGCCTCGCGCTCGCGGTGGATACCTCCCCGCGGATGTCCGCCCTCGCCGCCGATGGCACCCCCAAGCGCGATCTCGCGGTACTCGCCGCGGGCGTGCTGGGGTTTCTCTCGCTGCGCAACGGCGATGAGGTGCGCGCATTCTGCGGCGAGGGTGAGCGCATCCGGCGCACCCCCGCGGGCGGCTCCGAGGGCCGCCTCGAGCAGCTGCTGCGCACGATCGATCGCAGCGTCGCGGGGCCCGCGGCCACGCGCGCGGAACTGCTCGCGGCCGTGGCCCGGGATAGCAATCGCCGCCTGATCCTCGTGATCATCGGCGATGAGAGCCCGCTGCTGCCCGAGGAGATTCGGCAGCTGCGCCGCCTGCGCGCGCGCCACGAGGTTCTCTGGTTCACCATCTGCGAGGAGCCCCTGCTGGATCACGCGCCCCGCAGCCGCCCGCGCGTGGATATCGACAGCGGGTGGGAGATCCCCGAGTTCCTCGCCTCCGATCCGGCGCTGCTGGCCGAGCTGGAACACCACGATCGGGATGAGCGCGAGCGGCGCACCGCCGCGTTTGCGGAGCTGGGGATCGATCACCGCGATCTGCATACCGATGCCGAGGTTGTCCCGGTGCTGCTGGATGTCCTGGAACGGAGGCGACGTGCCCGACGGTAA